The genomic segment GCCATCAATCTCATCAACTCCATTTGTGGAAACGAGGGTCGGACGATTGACGGTGTGGTCTCACCCTCTCAGCAGTCATTGGGAACTACGCTTGAGCTTCTCGATCTGATCCGCGACGTGGAAGCGGGAAAGATTGATGTAGTCCTCATTTGGAATACAAATCCCGTCTATACGCTTCCCGAATCTGCGGGATTCACCGAAGCGCTATCCGAAGTCAAGACGGTTGTCTCATTGAGCGATCGCGTGGATGAGACGGCGCGGCTTGGGCATTACGTATTGCCCGGTTTGCACTATTTGGAAAGCTGGGGCGACGCCGAACCGCAGGTCGGTCTGTACAGCCTCGCACAGCCGGTGATTCAGCCGCTCTACGACAATCGCGCCGCCGAAGACTCGCTACTGAGTTTCGCAAAGATCGCCAATGTCGGTGTGCTTGGTGAGCTTGGCGGCGACTGGCACGGTTATCTCATGTCCGCGTGGCGGATCGAGGTATACGGTAAGGACTCGTATGCTGCTTCGTTTCCCCAGTTCTGGAACAGCGCTCTGCGCGACGGCGTGGTCAATACCGCGCCCGGCTCAGGAGCTGCTCGCCTGTTTCGGGTAAAGGCGCTCGATCTTGTTCGGGTATCAGCGGCGGCCGCTCCCGAATTGGAACTCGTCGTCTGCGAATCGCCGGTGCTGCGCGATGGATCGAACGCCAACAACGCCTGGTTGCTCGAGTGTCCCGATCCGGTGTCGCGGATTTCGTGGACCAACTACGCGAGCGTTTCTCCCGCGACGGCCGAGAAACTCGGTTTGATTGAAGGAGATATCGTTCGACTTTCGGCAAACGACGGAACGGCGGAGCTTCCGGTTCACGTGCAGCCCGGCAATCTCGACGGAGTGGTGAACGTTCAGGCCGGGTGGGGACGAAGCGCAGCGGGGACTATCGGCAATGACGTGGGCGCGAACGTATTTGCGTTGTGCTCGATCCAGGAAGGTCACTTGATCACGAGTGGAATTCCCTGTACCGTTATTCGCACCGGCGAGCACGTACGAATGCCGTGCGTGCAGGGACATCATTATCTCGAAGGCCGGCCCATCATCGCGGATACGTCCCTCGATGAATATCATCAAAATCATCGCGCCGGTCAGCCGCACGAGCATGAGATTTTCTCGTTGTGGCCCAAACACGAATATCCGGGTAATCGCTGGGGAATGACGATTGATTTGTCTTCGTGCATCGGCTGCAACGCCTGCATCGCCGCCTGTCAAGTGGAAAACAACATTCCGGTGGTGGGACGGGAACAGATCGAGTGCGGGCGGGAAATGCACTGGATTCGCGTGGATCGCTACTATTCGGGCAAGCCGGAGAATCCGGAAGTCGTCTATCAACCCATGCTCTGTCAGCACTGCGAAAACGCGCCCTGCGAGACAGTATGCCCGGTCGTCGCGACGGTGCACAATGAAGAAGGATTGAATCAGCAGATCTACAATCGCTGCGTGGGCACGCGCTATTGCTCGAACAACTGTCCGTATAAGGTGCGGCGATTCAACTGGCACGAGTTCGCCTTTGCCGCTTACGACGAGCATCCGCTGGAGCTCGCGCTCAATC from the bacterium genome contains:
- a CDS encoding TAT-variant-translocated molybdopterin oxidoreductase; the encoded protein is MNRPQDISKSTHWSTLEELRGDPEVLRLKGEEFFEKPERFFDELEIARVTGQRPAAIEEAAGFTELAVLNNGGADAGMSRRDFLKLSAAAMAFATAGCALRPTEKIIPYVKAPEAIIPGVANYYATTLGDAAGTGVLVKTREGRPVKIEGNPDHPLSQGKLSLAGQLSIFNLYDPDRLKGPVKLMRGVRTEAQPIAWSTADEEIAAALKAARGRIALLTGTIHGPARTRLIHEFCNTLDVRHVTFDAWNYDVSLEAQQACYSTSRLPRYHFDKAEYFLFFGCDPLATGYSALEWSVGFGRTRKLHDEKMSKAVAFEPCLSLTGSNCDERYRVRSADLVKLALAVARELVAEGRLPEGLRESDVMPVVGRWHGSAVEHELNLPEGIVARIAHELWKHRGRGIVMAGEDVSLQTAINLINSICGNEGRTIDGVVSPSQQSLGTTLELLDLIRDVEAGKIDVVLIWNTNPVYTLPESAGFTEALSEVKTVVSLSDRVDETARLGHYVLPGLHYLESWGDAEPQVGLYSLAQPVIQPLYDNRAAEDSLLSFAKIANVGVLGELGGDWHGYLMSAWRIEVYGKDSYAASFPQFWNSALRDGVVNTAPGSGAARLFRVKALDLVRVSAAAAPELELVVCESPVLRDGSNANNAWLLECPDPVSRISWTNYASVSPATAEKLGLIEGDIVRLSANDGTAELPVHVQPGNLDGVVNVQAGWGRSAAGTIGNDVGANVFALCSIQEGHLITSGIPCTVIRTGEHVRMPCVQGHHYLEGRPIIADTSLDEYHQNHRAGQPHEHEIFSLWPKHEYPGNRWGMTIDLSSCIGCNACIAACQVENNIPVVGREQIECGREMHWIRVDRYYSGKPENPEVVYQPMLCQHCENAPCETVCPVVATVHNEEGLNQQIYNRCVGTRYCSNNCPYKVRRFNWHEFAFAAYDEHPLELALNPDVTVREKGVMEKCTFCVQRILEGKGEAKQMGRDLRDEDIQTACQQTCPTQAITFGNVNNPGSQVSENLRDERSYHVLEMLNTVPSVTYWTKLRNRPPRDDGDHHDGEEHHA